GTCAGTCATCTGGATTGCATACAAAAAGGGAGTGCCAATATTTGTTCCTGCATTCTCAGACTGCTCTGCGGGATTCGGGCTTATCTATCACCAGTACATGAAGCAGAAGAAAGATGGCAGGAATGCCAAAGTTGTCAGCATTGACTCTGCCAAGGATTTCCTTGAGCTGACCAAAATAAAGCTTGAGGCAAAGCAGACCGGGCTGTTCATGGTTGGGGGTGGAGTGCCAAAGAATTTTGCGCAGGACACTGTTGTTGCGGGCGAGGTTTTGGGAAAGGAAGTTGACATGCACAAGTATGCTGTCCAGATAACAGTTGCAGATGAGAGAGACGGAGGATTGTCAGGCTCAACTCTGAAAGAGGCACATTCATGGGGCAAGGTTGGCGAGGCATTTGAGCAGATGGTTTACTCAGAAGCCACGATTGCGATGCCATTGATTGTAAGCTATGCCTACCATTCAGGCGGATGGAAGAGCAGAAAGGCAAGCAAGTTCAATGAAATGCTTGACAAGTAAGCTGGCCTGTGCGCCAGGACGAGGGGCTTAAATCAATTTTTTATTCAACTCATGCTAGTGGGAATAAACATTGCATAGAAAAGGCATTGGAGAGGCTTATAGCAAAATTGCAGGAGGAAATGATGCAAAATGATAGCGAACAAGATGTTTTTTGTCAAGGGCGTTGG
This region of Candidatus Parvarchaeota archaeon genomic DNA includes:
- a CDS encoding deoxyhypusine synthase (transforms a conserved lysine residue of initiation factor 5A into deoxyhypusine), which gives rise to ELRECDLTTGRIADSIEPRPYSSREFIVEMGKYLDKNLSKFPKAKESVIWIAYKKGVPIFVPAFSDCSAGFGLIYHQYMKQKKDGRNAKVVSIDSAKDFLELTKIKLEAKQTGLFMVGGGVPKNFAQDTVVAGEVLGKEVDMHKYAVQITVADERDGGLSGSTLKEAHSWGKVGEAFEQMVYSEATIAMPLIVSYAYHSGGWKSRKASKFNEMLDK